A genome region from Meriones unguiculatus strain TT.TT164.6M chromosome 2, Bangor_MerUng_6.1, whole genome shotgun sequence includes the following:
- the Gpr160 gene encoding probable G-protein coupled receptor 160, whose protein sequence is MTALSSVNCSIQHLLHQSKQPLDVNYLLFLIILGKVLLNILILGMKRKGTYWSFMEYFCFSLAFVDLLLLVNISILSYFKDFVVLGIRFTKYHICLLTEIISFTYGFLHYPVCLLACIDYWLNLSRATRHSSQRQRLLYFLTVILTWISVLAYVLGDPAISASLKTHRIYVHQCPSYVSTQSNWLSLSMLMVLFVAFLISWPEVVALIQAIRIASYMNKAILYFPFPLHSGCTMISRKTLLPRLIVCFLGTWFPFVALQVLILSLRVQIPAYIEMNIPWLYFVNSFLIAAVYWFNCHKLYLRDSMLPTDPFINWKCCFVPVPRLKQVERPISIIIC, encoded by the coding sequence ATGACAGCTCTTTCTTCAGTGAACTGCTCTATTCAGCACCTGTTACATCAGTCAAAGCAGCCCCTAGATGTTAACTATCTGTTGTTCTTGATCATACTTGGGAAAGTTTTATTAAACATCCTCATCCTAGGAATGAAAAGGAAAGGTACCTATTGGAGTTTTATGGAGTATTTCTGCTTTTCATTGGCATTTGTTGATCTCCTACTATTGGTAAACATTTCCATTCTGTCCTACTTCAAGGACTTTGTAGTTCTGGGTATTAGGTTTACTAAATACCACATCTGTCTGCTCACAGAAATAATTTCCTTCACTTACGGCTTTTTGCATTATCCAGTCTGCTTATTGGCTTGTATAGATTACTGGTTGAATCTGTCTAGAGCCACCAGGCATTCATCTCAGAGGCAAAGGTTACTTTATTTCTTGACAGTCATTTTAACTTGGATCTCAGTCCTTGCTTATGTTCTGGGAGATCCAGCCATCTCAGCAAGCCTAAAGACACACAGGATTTATGTGCACCAGTGCCCCTCCTATGTCAGCACTCAGAGTAACTGGCTGTCACTATCTATGCTGATGGTTTTATTTGTGGCCTTTCTGATTTCATGGCCAGAAGTTGTTGCCTTGATACAGGCTATCAGGATAGCATCCTATATGAACAAGGCCATCCTCTATTTTCCCTTCCCACTGCACTCTGGTTGCACTATGATCTCCAGGAAAACACTCTTGCCCAGGCTCATCGTGTGTTTTCTTGGTACCTGGTTTCCCTTTGTAGCACTCCAGGTCCTCATCCTCTCACttagagttcagatcccagcatacATAGAAATGAACATCCCCTGGTTGTACTTTGTCaatagttttcttattgctgcaGTTTATTGGTTTAACTGCCACAAGCTTTATTTAAGAGACAGCATGTTACCTACAGATCCTTTCATCAACTGGAAATGCTGCTTTGTTCCAGTACCTAGACTTAAGCAAGTGGAGAGGCCCATATCCATAATCATCTGTTAG